The Ascaphus truei isolate aAscTru1 chromosome 3, aAscTru1.hap1, whole genome shotgun sequence genome includes a region encoding these proteins:
- the LOC142489817 gene encoding tubulin alpha chain, whose product MRECISIHVGQAGVQIGNACWELYCLEHGIQPDGQMPSDKTIGGGDDSFNTFFSETGAGKHVPRAVFVDLEPTVIDEVRTGTYRQLFHPEQLITGKEDAANNYARGHYTIGKEIIDLVLDRIRKLADQCTGLQGFLVFHSFGGGTGSGFTSLLMERLSVDYGKKSKLEFAIYPAPQVSTAVVEPYNSILTTHTTLEHSDCAFMVDNEAIYDICRRNLDIERPSYTNLNRLISQIVSSITASLRFDGALNVDLTEFQTNLVPYPRIHFPLATYAPVISAEKAYHEQLTVADITNACFEPANQMVKCDPRHGKYMACCLLYRGDVVPKDVNAAIATIKTKRSIQFVDWCPTGFKVGINYQPPTVVPGGDLAKVQRAVCMLSNTTAIAEAWARLDHKFDLMYAKRAFVHWYVGEGMEEGEFSEAREDMAALEKDYEEVGADSADAEDEGEEY is encoded by the exons ATG CGTGAGTGCATCTCCATACACGTTGGCCAGGCTGGTGTGCAGATCGGTAACGCCTGCTGGGAGCTGTACTGCCTGGAACATGGCATCCAGCCTGATGGGCAGATGCCCAGTGACAAGACCATTGGAGGAGGGGACGACTCCTTCAACACCTTCTTCAGTGAGACGGGAGCTGGCAAGCACGTCCCCAGGGCTGTGTTTGTAGACCTGGAGCCAACTGTTATTG ATGAGGTACGCACTGGCACCTACCGCCAGCTGTTCCACCCAGAACAACTCATCACTGGCAAGGAAGATGCTGCCAATAACTATGCCCGTGGCCACTACACCATCGGCAAGGAAATCATTGACCTGGTGCTGGACAGGATCCGCAAACTG GCTGACCAGTGTACAGGTCTTCAGGGTTTCCTGGTCTTCCACAGCTTTGGTGGTGGCACTGGTTCTGGTTTCACCTCCCTGCTGATGGAGCGTCTGTCTGTCGATTATGGCAAGAAGTCCAAGCTGGAATTTGCCATATATCCAGCACCTCAGGTCTCCACAGCGGTGGTGGAGCCCTACAACTCCATCCTCACCACCCACACCACGCTGGAGCACTCCGACTGCGCCTTTATGGTGGACAATGAAGCCATCTATGACATCTGCCGCAGAAACCTAGACATTGAGCGCCCATCCTACACCAATCTGAATCGCCTTATCAGTCAGATAGTGTCCTCAATCACAGCCTCTCTCCGATTTGATGGGGCCCTGAATGTAGATCTCACAGAGTTCCAGACAAACTTGGTGCCCTATCCCCGTATTCATTTCCCCCTCGCCACCTATGCCCCAGTTATCTCGGCAGAGAAAGCTTACCATGAGCAGCTGACTGTAGCTGATATTACCAATGCTTGCTTTGAGCCAGCTAACCAGATGGTGAAATGTGACCCACGCCACGGTAAATACATGGCTTGCTGCCTGCTGTACCGTGGTGATGTGGTGCCCAAAGATGTTAATGCAGCTATTGCCACCATCAAGACCAAGCGTAGCATCCAGTTTGTGGACTGGTGCCCAACTGGCTTCAAGGTCGGTATTAATTATCAGCCTCCAACTGTGGTTCCAGGTGGGGACCTGGCCAAGGTGCAGCGTGCGGTGTGTATGCTGAGCAACACCACCGCAATTGCTGAGGCCTGGGCTCGCCTGGACCACAAGTTTGACCTTATGTACGCTAAGCGTGCCTTTGTGCACTGGTATGTGGGTGAGGGTATGGAGGAGGGAGAGTTCTCTGAGGCTCGTGAGGATATGGCTGCCCTGGAGAAGGATTATGAGGAGGTTGGTGCTGATAGTGCTGATGCAGAGGATGAAGGTGAAGAGTATTAA